The DNA window CCTCGAGCGCCTCAAGCTGGTCGTCATTGATCTTGCCCGCGGCGTGCGAGCCCATGCCCTCGAAGACGTTCAGGATGGTGATGTCCTTATGCGTACCATCGGGCTGAGCAAGCTTACCCGGCGCAATGCTGCCGCCATAGAGCATAATTCCCGGAATATCCAGCCGCGCCATCGCCATAATGGTTCCGGGCATATTTTTATCGCAGCCGGCGATGCAGACAATTCCGTCAAATAAATTGCCGCGGGCTACCAACTCGATAGAGTCGGCGATCACCTCACGTGAGATCAAGCTGGCCTTCATGCCCTCGGTGCCCATGGTGATGCCGTCGGAGATAGTGACAGTATTGAACTCCATCGGCGTCCCGCCCGCATCGCGAATTCCCTGCTTCACCGCGGCGGCGACTTCGCGCAGGTGGAAGTTACAGGGGCCAATCTCCGTCCAGGTATTTGCCACGCCAATGATCGGCTTATGCAGGTCTTCCTTCGAGAAGCCTACGCCGCGCAGATAGCTCCGCGCCGCCGCGCGCGATGGGCCTTCAGTCAACGCCACCGAATTTCGTTTTCCTTCGATTCTGCTGCTCAACCCTTTGCCCTCTCGTTCTTTCGGTATTCCCGAATAATCCCGCCTATTTAGGCGCTGTAATAATCTTCAGATAGTCCATCAGCTTGTCGATGACATCAGGCTCGTTCTTGTGTACATGTGCGAACGAAAGCCCCTTCGGAGTACCTTCTCCGCTGACCGACCAAAGTACAACATGCGACTTAGGATCAACTACATTGAGAAACACCAAGCCTGGGCCAGTAAAGGCGTTTCCAAACCTAAATTCCAGAATGAGATCGCAGGAGGAAGGGTCTGTGACTATTGAAAAGCGGTTCATGTGCTGCACGGCTGAATAGACCTCGTCGTACATCCTGTCGCTATCCGCATAAGTCGCGCCAAAGTTGTTCGAGATAAAGACCGATTTAGCAGCCGCAAGTTGCGGCGGCTTCGGAGTACTCGGAATATACTGTGCCCGAGCAATTTCCATGGTCTCCATAAAACCTCCGCCAAGAAGCACCAAGAACAGCAAAACTCTTGCCGTCCGTGCGCCTCGCAGAGACTTATGTTGAACAATCGCCGAATTTTCTTCCCCAACCTGTTGACCGGTCAAACCGTCCTCCTGTTCTGTACCGCCGGCTTACAATTATCCGCGTCAAGCAGTTGCGCTTCGCGGCATCGTCCAGAACGCAGTGTCATGCTGCTTCTCAAACACATCCAACTCAGCCTCATGGCGCAGCGTCAGCCCAATATCGTCCAGCCCATTCAGCAGGCAATACTTCCGAAACGGATCGATCTCGAACTTCGCGGAGAAGCCTTCGTCATCCGTCACCGTCTGCTCTTCCAGGTTGATGGTGATTGAATGCCCCGGTCGAGCCGCGCTGCGATGCGTCAGCAGGTTTACGTCTTCCTCGGAGAGCCGGACGAGAATCATTCCGTTTTTGCCTGCATTTGAGAAGAAGATGTCCGCGAAGCTAGGCGCAATCACCGCAAGAAAGCCAAAGTCGGTGAGTGCCCATGCCGCGTGCTCGCGTGAACTTCCGCAGCCGAAGTTCTTGCCCGCAATCAGAATCTTCGCGCCAGCGTAGTCCGGATTGTTCAACACGAAAGAGGCGTCAGCCTCACCAGCGCTGGGCCCATCCTGAACTCGACGCCAATCGAAAAAAAGAAACTCTCCGTAACCAGTCCGCTCGATTTTCTTAAGAAATTGCTTTGGAATAATCTGGTCGGTATCGATATTCGAGATATCGAGCGGTGCCGCTGTAGAAGTAAGAATATTGATTGCCAGCATCAGTTCGCCTCCTTAAACTTCCAGTTGCGAATGTCGGTAAAATGCCCAGCAATTGCCGCAGCCGCAGCCATCGCCGGACTTACGAGGTGCGTTCTTCCACCGCGTCCCTGGCGGCCTTCGAAGTTGCGATTGCTGGTTGAAGCGCAGCGCTCGCCCGGCGAAAGAATATCGGGGTTCATACCCAGGCACATGCTGCATCCCGGTTCGCGCCAGTCGAAGCCTGCCTCGGTGAATACTTTGTCAAGACCTTCCTTCTCCGCCTGAGCCTTGACCGACTGTGATCCCGGAACGACCATCGCCCGCACCGTCGTCGCAACGTGATAGCCCCTCACCACGGAAGCGGCAGCCCGAAGGTCTTCGATCCTCGCATTCGTGCAGGAGCCGAGAAACACCGCGTCAATCCTGATCTCTTCGATCGGCGTGCCGGGCTTCAGGTCCATATACTCAAGCGCGCGCTCGAAGTTCTTCTGGTCGGCTTCGCTTGCGTTCTCGTCCAGGACAGGCACTGTTGAGGCAACGCCCGTGACCATGCCCGGCGAAGTTCCCCAGCTTACGGTCGGCGTAATCGAAGCCGCGTCGATCGTCAGTTCGCGGTCGAAGATTGCTCCTTCGTCGGTTACAAGCTTCGACCAATGCGCGACCGCCTCATCCCATGCTGCGTCTTTCGGCGAAAACCGGCGGCCCTTAAGATACGCGAAGGTCGTCGCATCGGGAGCGATCATGCCAGCGCGTGCACCGGCCTCGATGCTCATGTTGCAGACGGTCATGCGGCCTTCCATGCTCAAGGCGCGAATCGCTGAGCCGGCGTACTCAACCACATATCCGGTCGCGCCAGCCGTGCCAATCTCGCCGATGATGTGCAGCACAATGTCCTTCGCCGTCACGCCATAAGGCAGCTCGCCTTCGATGGAGATGCGGAAGGTCTTTGGTTTGTCCTGCGGCAGCGTCTGCGTCGCCATCACATGCTCGACCTCGCTGGTGCCAATGCCGAAGGCCAGCGCTCCAAACGCCCCGT is part of the Granulicella aggregans genome and encodes:
- the leuD gene encoding 3-isopropylmalate dehydratase small subunit, whose amino-acid sequence is MLAINILTSTAAPLDISNIDTDQIIPKQFLKKIERTGYGEFLFFDWRRVQDGPSAGEADASFVLNNPDYAGAKILIAGKNFGCGSSREHAAWALTDFGFLAVIAPSFADIFFSNAGKNGMILVRLSEEDVNLLTHRSAARPGHSITINLEEQTVTDDEGFSAKFEIDPFRKYCLLNGLDDIGLTLRHEAELDVFEKQHDTAFWTMPRSATA
- the leuC gene encoding 3-isopropylmalate dehydratase large subunit — its product is MSTPRTLFEKVWQQHVVAAPAGEPSIVYIDLHLVHEVTSPQAFDGLRLAGRKLRRPDRTVATVDHNVPTSSVQDRLHIIDQIASKQVEALRKNCAEFGVELYDVQSPEQGIVHIIGPELGLTKPGMTIVCGDSHTSTHGAFGALAFGIGTSEVEHVMATQTLPQDKPKTFRISIEGELPYGVTAKDIVLHIIGEIGTAGATGYVVEYAGSAIRALSMEGRMTVCNMSIEAGARAGMIAPDATTFAYLKGRRFSPKDAAWDEAVAHWSKLVTDEGAIFDRELTIDAASITPTVSWGTSPGMVTGVASTVPVLDENASEADQKNFERALEYMDLKPGTPIEEIRIDAVFLGSCTNARIEDLRAAASVVRGYHVATTVRAMVVPGSQSVKAQAEKEGLDKVFTEAGFDWREPGCSMCLGMNPDILSPGERCASTSNRNFEGRQGRGGRTHLVSPAMAAAAAIAGHFTDIRNWKFKEAN